The proteins below are encoded in one region of Canis lupus familiaris isolate Mischka breed German Shepherd chromosome 21, alternate assembly UU_Cfam_GSD_1.0, whole genome shotgun sequence:
- the LOC606831 gene encoding LOW QUALITY PROTEIN: cell growth-regulating nucleolar protein-like (The sequence of the model RefSeq protein was modified relative to this genomic sequence to represent the inferred CDS: substituted 1 base at 1 genomic stop codon), whose translation MVFFTCNACGESVKKVQVEKHVAVCRNCECLSCMDCGKDFWGDDYNHHVKCISEEQKYGGKGYEGKTHKGDVILLQARIQKINELIKRPNVSPKVRELLEQISGFDNVPRKRAKFQNWKKNSLKVHNESVLEQVWNIFSEASSNEAVSKGQAQQPLAQVASPPRAELSAQVLAVGTNDPTEKQAEVKKNKRERKEERQKNRKKEKKELKLENPQENSKGQKPKKRKTGQEAGEEAPASAGKSSQSKAGEAKGAADRAEEGEAEESRKARPGKRKQKHSEDDIESKKKKVKFXGPSEGGEPEDHESPAKGKFNWKGTIKAVLKQAPDNELAIKKLRKKLLAQYYAVTNEHHRSQEELLIIFNKKISKNPTFELLKDKVKLLK comes from the coding sequence atggtattttttacatGCAATGCATGTGGTGAATCAGTGAAGAAAGTACAAGTGGAAAAGCACGTGGCTGTTTGCAGAAACTGTGAATGCCTGTCTTGCATGGACTGTGGTAAAGATTTCTGGGGTGATGACTACAACCACCATGTGAAGTGCATCAGTGAAGAACAAAAGTACGGTGGCAAAGGTTATGAAGGTAAAACCCACAAAGGTGATGTTATCCTGTTGCAGGCACGGATtcagaaaattaatgaattaataaaaagacCCAATGTCAGCCCCAAAGTGAGGGAACTTTTAGAGCAAATTAGTGGTTTTGACAACGTTCCCAGGAAAAGGGCAAAATTTCAGAACTGGAAGAAGAACAGTTTAAAAGTCCATAATGAATCTGTTCTGGAGCAGGTGTGGAATATCTTTTCTGAAGCTTCCAGCAACGAAGCGGTCAGTAAGGGTCAAGCCCAGCAGCCACTCGCCCAGGTGGCCAGCCCGCCCCGCGCAGAGCTCTCTGCCCAGGTTCTAGCCGTTGGAACAAATGACCCCACAGAAAAGCAAGCAGAggtaaagaagaataaaagagaaaggaaggaagaaaggcagaagaatagaaagaaggagaagaaagaactaaaattagAAAACCCCCAAGAGAATTCGAAAGGTCAGAAGCCTAAGAAGCGCAAAACAGGCCAGGAGGCCGGAGAGGAGGCCCCTGCCTCCGCAGGGAAGAGCAGCCAGAGCAAGGCGGGTGAGGCCAAGGGAGCCGCTGACAGAGCTGAGGAGGGAGAGGCCGAGGAGTCCAGGAAAGCCCGGCCtgggaagagaaagcagaagcacTCGGAAGATGACATAGAGTCTaagaagaaaaaggtaaagtTCTGAGGACCTTCAGAGGGTGGAGAACCAGAGGACCACGAATCTCCTGCAAAAGGTAAATTCAACTGGAAGGGAACTATTAAAGCAGTTCTCAAACAGGCCCCAGACAATGAACTAGCAATcaaaaagctgaggaaaaagcTCTTGGCGCAGTATTACGCAGTCACCAATGAACATCACAGATCGCAAGAGGAGCTCCTGATCATCTTTAACAAGAAAATCAGCAAGAACCCCACCTTTGAGTTACTAAAGGACAAAGTCAAGCTTTTGAAAtga